From Anolis carolinensis isolate JA03-04 unplaced genomic scaffold, rAnoCar3.1.pri scaffold_8, whole genome shotgun sequence, a single genomic window includes:
- the htra4 gene encoding serine protease HTRA4: MAATGPALLCLLALLLPGLRGQPPCPPSCQPSRCPPPSPRACRALGGQPRPDRCHCCWECAAGEGQPCGPGGLCASGLVCQRPGGGSRATGTCTCAHSPAPVCGSDRRTYRSLCHLKAHNKEAPRKESQLPVIAVQKGACGEKDTPDPNSLRQRFNFIADVVEKIAPAVVHLELFRRVPYTNKEILVSSGSGFIVSEDGLIITNAHVLTNKQRIKVELKSGHQFDAKIKEVDHKLDIALIKIDANMDLPVLLLGRSSDLRPGEFVVALGSPFSLQNTVTTGIVSSTQRDGKELGLKDSDMEYIQTDAIINYGNSGGPLVNLDGEVIGMNTLKVTAGISFAIPSDRIRQFLEDSHNRQTKGKSRTKKKYLGLRMLPLTFNLIRELRRRDRNFPDLIAGVGVYVYEVIPGTAAESAGLEDGDVIIAINGKTVTSTRDVTDAVQNSEALAIVVRRGNEDLILTVVPDEID; encoded by the exons ATGGCTGCGACGGGGCCGGCGCTGCTCTGCCTCCTGGCGCTGCTCCTGCCCGGGCTGCGAGGGCAGCCGCCTTGCCCGCCCTCCTGCCAGCCCTCGCGCTGCCCGCCGCCCTCGCCCCGCGCCTGCCGGGCCCTCGGGGGCCAGCCGCGCCCCGACCGCTGCCACTGCTGCTGGGAATGCGCCGCCGGAGAAGGGCAGCCCTGCGGCCCGGGAGGCCTCTGCGCCTCGGGGCTCGTCTGCCAGCGGCCCGGAGGAGGGTCCCGCGCCACGGGCACCTGCACATGCGCCCACTCCCCGGCGCCCGTCTGCGGGAGCGACCGACGCACCTACCGCAGCCTGTGCCACCTCAAGGCGCACAACAAGGAGGCGCCGCGGAAGGAGAGCCAGCTGCCCGTCATTGCCGTCCAGAAGGGCGCCTGCGGGGAGAAAG ATACTCCGGACCCCAACAGCCTGCGACAACGGTTCAACTTTATTGCTGACGTGGTGGAGAAGATTGCCCCGGCCGTTGTCCACTTGGAACTGTTCCGCAG AGTGCCGTACACCAACAAAGAAATCCTGGTGTCCAGCGGCTCGGGCTTCATTGTGTCGGAAGACGGCTTGATTATCACCAATGCCCACGTTCTCACCAACAAGCAGAGGATCAAAGTGGAGCTCAAGAGCGGCCACCAGTTTGATGCCAAAATCAAAGAAGTCGACCACAAACTGGACATCGCCCTGATCAAAATAGACGCCAAC ATGGATCTCCCAGTGCTCTTGCTGGGCAGATCGTCCGACCTTCGGCCTGGGGAGTTTGTGGTGGCCCTGGGGAGCCCGTTCTCCTTGCAGAACACAGTGACAACAGGGATCGTGAGCAGCACACAACGGGACGGCAAGGAGCTGGGACTGAAGGACTCGGATATGGAGTATATCCAGACCGATGCCATCATCAAT TATGGAAATTCCGGCGGGCCCTTGGTAAACCTG GACGGTGAAGTCATTGGGATGAATACTCTGAAAGTTACAGCCGGCATCTCCTTCGCCATCCCGTCAGATCGCATCCGTCAGTTCCTGGAAGACTCGCACAACCGCCAGACAAAAG GGAAGAGCAGGACCAAGAAGAAGTATCTAGGACTCCGGATGCTCCCTCTGACTTTCAA CCTCATCCGTGAGTTGAGACGAAGGGACCGGAATTTTCCAGACCTGATTGCCGGGGTTGGGGTCTATGTCTATGAGGTGATTCCAGGAACGGCTGCCGAAAG CGCTGGCCTAGAAGATGGGGATGTCATTATTGCCATTAATGGGAAAACCGTCACTTCGACGCGAGACGTCACGGATGCCGTGCAGAACAGCGAGGCCCTTGCCATTGTGGTGCGACGAGGGAATGAAGACCTCATCCTGACAGTCGTGCCAGACGAAATTGATTAA